CCCTTGCAGCCAGAGATGCAGTGTCCTTGGTAGCTTCTTCGCCTTCCTGCCCTGCGATCGAATGCCAAGCACACTGAACCGCTGTTGCGCTCAGGCTGCAGGTCTCGGGAAGGGGATCGCCATGACGAATCAAAGCCTTTATCAGGTCGAGACCGGACGAAGAGACGGGTTTGTATCGAGAGCCTCCGAGGCAGAAGCTCATCTGCCATCTTCTTATGCCAATATCTCTGCGCTCAAGGCAAATTTTGGTTCCAAGAGACTCACCGCCCGAGACCTGGCAATCTTATCAGGCATCGTATTGCAATCTGATCCATTACACGCAAGAACATGAACTGAGATCTTGGTTTTGATCGTTGAACAGCTTAATCTCCTCGTGCAGGAGCACATGCCATAGGGAACTCGCATTGCTTCTCGTTCGACAAGAGGCTGAAGCGCTACCATGGAAAAGGAGGGATCGACCCGACCTTGGATCCACACTATGCCATCAAGCTGATAAGCAAATGCAGGCCGAGCAACGGCACGACCACCGAGATGGTGCCTGGAAGCTCGACGACGTTCGACACCAAGTACTACGAGCTGGTGGCCAAGAGAAGGGGGCTGTTCCACTCCGACGCTGCTCTGCTCCATGACAAGGTGACCAGAGACTACGTCTTCTCCAGGCTCAAGTCACCTGAGTCCAGTTTCTTTGCTGATTTCGGATCAGCCATGGTGAAGATGGGGAAGGTTGGAGTGCTCACAGGCAAAGCAGGGGAGATCAGGAAGAACTGTGCTCTGGTCAACCGCTAGTAGGAGCTTTGAAATTGTTGCGGTTGTGTTGCGTCTTTCTTGCATTCAGGATTTTGTTGCTCTGTGGAGGTTAATATATGCTATTTGGTCTCAAAGTTCAGATTGAAGGAAGTAACATTTGATAGATAGGTGACAAGAAATTTAATGGTTTCTTGATCTCATAGACATTATTGCTCAGTACAGCTAAACaaatgattctctctctctctctctctctctcttcaatccACCTTCTATTCTCTTTCTTCTCAAGGGCGCGAGTGCAAAGGGGATGCTCCACGATGATGCCACGAGGACAAAGGTGACGAtgagaatgatgatgatgagatgatgatgatgagatgatGAGGCCTTTACGGACAAGGCAAAGGTGGTGAGCACAACGATAAATGGCCATGTGGAGGCAACGAGGACGATGGTAAAGCCTTTTTGAGTGGTGTGAGAGCAGTAGGATCTTGTGACGAGGTGAAGATTACGAGTGATGACAAGGAGCGAAGACCGTCGAGGAAGGATGAAGACCAaggatgagttttttttttctaaataaaaGATATTATACGAAATAACAAAAAggtacaagaaaaaaaataaaaacttggtGCCATGTCAGAAATTCTTGCAATTCAACTCAAAAGACTTGGATGCAGCTCTTTATTTGCAACATTGCAGGAAGTACAAGATGCTGATGAATGAAGATATCAGTCAGTCCGTGGAATGGAGACTGAAACATCTGTAATTGGTATACTGTGCTCTTTCATCTTAAGCTGCTGTTCAtgtcttactatttacctttcgACAGTTCAACCTAATCTCTCCTTCTCCGCCTGTCAACACTCCCACGGATCCGAGTTTGATCATCGACTTGGAGAACTGATGAATGAATCGCTTTGGGTTGCTCACGAACCGCGCGGCCAACCTGCTGGTGACGTCGGTGAAAGCCAAGTCTTGGTCTAACTGCAGCACTGCCTTCCCGTTGAGCAAGCCGTGGTAGAAGGAGGTGTCGAGGACGAAGGGCGGCGATGTGGTTGCTTGGTTCAAGAAGATCTTTGGGTCCTTGGTGACGTTGCTGGGTAGCACGACTTCGGGCGGGCATTGCTGCTTGAGGGTGGCGAGCATGGCGGGATCGATTCTGGGGTCAGATAAGCCCGTGGCCTGGAAGTTGTAGAGTCGGTCGATCACGAATCCGCAGTGGCAGAATCCAACACCATGAGCACCTGAATTCAGAACATGAATGTAATACTCTTAGAGAATATCTCTGGACGGTGATTTGGATTCAATGAAATTAAAAGACCCATGTTTTCGGATCGCTGCATCGTGATAATTAGTATAAGAACTGATCTAATAACGCAGTGAGATCCACCAAATCTAAGAATCGTGAGAGGTGACGTTAAACTGACCTAATAACGTAGTGAGATCCACCAAATCTAGACTGATGTTTCGGAAAGCAGCTTCGGCGGCTTGGATGGAGAAGTAGGGACTCGGCAAACGGACGTCGGAAGCCATAGAGACAGCGCCATCCCTCCTCCCGGTGGGAAGAGCGTAGGCTGCTCCGCCCGACAACGCCACACCATCTCTAGCAGCGAGCGCCAGCACGTCAGCGCACGACACCACTCGGCTGCACACCTTCTCCAGTTCGGCCTTGGCGTCGTCGATCACGTCGAAGGTCCTCAGTGTCAGGTTGGGAGCCGCTTTCTTCTCGGCCACGTTGTCGGCGGTGCTGTCGAGGAGAACAGAGGCATCGCATCCCTGCGAGAGCAGATCGATGGGTTGGTATAGCGAGCAGTCACTCCTACTCAATCGACGAGCAACCGGAGAAACCTACTGCGACGTACTCTAACGAAGCAATCATGGAAATGGAGGCGGAGGAGGCCTGCAGGAACAGATGGGTCCTGCAGGAAGTGCTTCTGGACCACTTGCTTAACGATGATCTCTGCTCTGGGGCAAGAATTCCTGTAGTAGTGGACTTGCAGGGAGACGACGATGGTTGGAGCATGAGCTAAGAGGACGAGAACCAAGGAGAGCGCTGCCATGGTTCTGCTCTCTGCTGGTGTGCTGCCTGCTGTCCTCCATGGCAGCTTATAAGAGAGCACGAGAGCTTACTTCTGTGAGAGTAATCTGGAGTTCATTTGACTCCCAAGTGGATTGCTTCCTACTGCTTGTTTCTTGGGATCCTCCTGCCAGTTCAGTGTGATGAATGTGTGCACATGGACGCAGTTGCTGCTTCACTCTTTTCCTGGACCTGACATTAATATTTGTTCTTCTTCCAGTCCATGTTTGATTTGATGAGCTACAATGTCAGGTTCTCATGAGATTGATCATCTAATTCTCTACTCAAAGCAGCAGTATGGAGAAGTTTACAGGACACAGAAATCAATCACAGTACTCAAATAGTCAACGCTGTAAATGGTATTTATTGACATGAATCAAAACAAATAACAAGTATCCAATGAGAAATCTATTTCTTAGCAGCGAGATGTTGAGTAAATGCTTTAGGGTTCAGAGAAGCTGTTTCTCTAAGAAAGGCAGAGGAGAGGAGACTTTTTAGTCTCCATTGTGCTCATCCTTCGCTGTCAAGTTCATGAAACCGAGCAGGGCTATGATGGCAGAAATGCACTGCACACAGATATCAAATAGCAAGCTATTGGATCGAGTTGGGGAGTGTTGGTGGTGGCGAAGTTTGATACAAACCAAAGCATTATTTATTGCGCACCTTTCTTAAACTGTGGCTTTTAGTGGTTGACCAAGAAGTCTCGAGATTGCAGTAAGAAGAAAGATGTTTAGCTTAATTAAGCCTAAATTGGCTTCTTTTAGTTTTGTTTAAGTTGACCAATGGCCACTGTGTCTACATGTATTGAGTAGCACTGCTTCTAGAACCCTCCAGAATGATTTCATTGGGTGTTTTGTTTAGGGTCCACAAATAACATGGAGATAGCATTGTGTAGGGGATTAGTCTAATATCAACAAGGACTTTATTAGCTCTTAAAAGTATGATTAGCCTACCTAAGTCAGCCCTCCCATTACTACCAAGAATACCATGGACATATAAAATTGATCTTTACAGACAATTAGGGTTTGCATAACAAAATTGAATTTCAAGACGAG
The window above is part of the Musa acuminata AAA Group cultivar baxijiao chromosome BXJ1-1, Cavendish_Baxijiao_AAA, whole genome shotgun sequence genome. Proteins encoded here:
- the LOC135606230 gene encoding peroxidase 57-like, whose amino-acid sequence is MAALSLVLVLLAHAPTIVVSLQVHYYRNSCPRAEIIVKQVVQKHFLQDPSVPAGLLRLHFHDCFVRGCDASVLLDSTADNVAEKKAAPNLTLRTFDVIDDAKAELEKVCSRVVSCADVLALAARDGVALSGGAAYALPTGRRDGAVSMASDVRLPSPYFSIQAAEAAFRNISLDLVDLTTLLGAHGVGFCHCGFVIDRLYNFQATGLSDPRIDPAMLATLKQQCPPEVVLPSNVTKDPKIFLNQATTSPPFVLDTSFYHGLLNGKAVLQLDQDLAFTDVTSRLAARFVSNPKRFIHQFSKSMIKLGSVGVLTGGEGEIRLNCRKVNSKT
- the LOC103978609 gene encoding peroxidase 56, whose product is MTTSVEHQYKEMTVDTASSPPKMAGNPIAGFLFQVAMLSSLLCSSNGHGLKMGFYKQSCPQAETIVRTTVDSFFSHDPTVSAPLLRLHFHDCFVRGCDGSVLLNSTRKNLAEKDAKPNLTLDGFYVIDAAKAALEESCPATVSCADILALAARDAVSLAAGLGKGIAMTNQSLYQVETGRRDGFVSRASEAEAHLPSSYANISALKANFGSKRLTARDLAILSGAHAIGNSHCFSFDKRLKRYHGKGGIDPTLDPHYAIKLISKCRPSNGTTTEMVPGSSTTFDTKYYELVAKRRGLFHSDAALLHDKVTRDYVFSRLKSPESSFFADFGSAMVKMGKVGVLTGKAGEIRKNCALVNR